One region of Kazachstania africana CBS 2517 chromosome 3, complete genome genomic DNA includes:
- the MET22 gene encoding 3'(2'),5'-bisphosphate nucleotidase (similar to Saccharomyces cerevisiae MET22 (YOL064C); ancestral locus Anc_3.157): MQFEKELLVATEAVRKASYLTKTIQKEVISHTEDTITKSDESPVTIGDYAAQTIIINAIKANFPNDHIVGEESADGLSDEFLSKILTEINNMTEVYKDSTIDFVNETYPLRTVDDVRQIINYGNYEGGRKGRFWCLDPIDGTKGFLRGQQFAVCLGLIVDGVTQVGCIGCPNLKLDDFGYAGLPRSQDFGYLFRAVRGSGSFYNTCSLQAKNDWTQIRVRHLKNTEEMISLEGVEKTHSSHDEQSQIKHKLGITKTVNLDSQVKYCLLALGVADIYLRLPIKLSFEEKIWDHAAGNVIVHEAGGFHTDSIQNLPLDFGNGRVLATKGVIASSGPKELHDLVVTTSSGIIKSRSDFSL, encoded by the coding sequence ATgcaatttgaaaaggaacTTCTAGTGGCTACGGAAGCCGTGCGTAAGGCTTCTTACTTGACTAAAACAATCCAAAAGGAAGTTATTTCTCATACAGAAGATACTATTACAAAATCGGATGAATCTCCGGTAACCATCGGTGACTATGCTGCTCaaactattattattaatgcAATCAAGGCTAATTTTCCTAACGATCACATTGTAGGTGAGGAGTCTGCCGATGGTTTATctgatgaatttttatcCAAGATTTTGACTGAAATTAACAATATGACCGAAGTTTATAAGGATTCTACGATTGATTTCGTCAATGAAACATATCCATTGCGTACTGTGGATGACGTGCGTCAAATCATTAATTATGGTAATTATGAAGGtggaagaaaaggaagatttTGGTGTCTTGATCCAATTGATGGTACTAAGGGATTTCTCCGTGGCCAACAGTTTGCTGTTTGCTTGGGATTAATCGTGGATGGTGTCACACAAGTAGGATGTATAGGTTGcccaaatttgaaacttgATGACTTTGGATATGCTGGGCTACCTCGCTCTCAGGACTTTGGATATTTATTCAGGGCTGTCAGGGGTTCTGGCTCATTTTATAACACCTGCTCTCTTCAAGCCAAGAATGATTGGACCCAAATTCGTGTGAGACATTTAAAGAATACTGAAGAGATGATATCATTAGAAGGTGTCGAAAAGACCCATTCTTCACACGATGAGCAATCTCAAATAAAACACAAGCTGGGAATTACCAAGACCGTCAATTTGGATTCTCAAGTTAAATACTGTTTATTAGCATTAGGTGTTGCAGATATATATTTGCGTTTACCGATTAAGTTGAGTTTTGAGGAAAAGATTTGGGATCACGCAGCTGGAAATGTAATTGTCCATGAAGCTGGTGGATTCCACACAGATTCCATCCAAAACCTCCCATTAGACTTCGGTAATGGCAGAGTTCTGGCCACTAAGGGCGTCATCGCATCTAGCGGACCAAAAGAACTACACGATCTGGTCGTTACAACCTCCAGTGgtattatcaaatcaagaagtgacttttctttatag
- the INP54 gene encoding phosphoinositide 5-phosphatase INP54 (similar to Saccharomyces cerevisiae INP54 (YOL065C); ancestral locus Anc_3.155): MTKVSITTFNCGKQFPFEDQHGLDIVIQELVPDGQNAQDIYGFGFQELTKIWEGSFEDTTVSYRKLLSSKIKQHLNDIFPNERYEVASTKNIGALFLILVVNERTFDINNILSNHCKCGYFGSNLKGSVFTCANLHNKRTSNNETFTFISCHLTANEGDVNLQYRINDINKIMSTCKRDLDVMDYQNGHIFFFGDLNFRVNSWLKTSVYNEDSISSLLNKNDELNMVRKEGLVLKEFTEGTISFPPTYKYTLSELNNYNDKRIPSWCDRILFKIYPKNLPPKIVSYNSKRRNTGLSFTDHEPVNLILEVPEVPSKKDFRNVTILSRVKTFEEMLGEAADYMFGYIGWLLYKKAHIWLILVIVLLFLLYKII, from the coding sequence ATGACAAAGGTATCAATAACTACATTCAATTGTGGCAAACAATTTCCTTTCGAGGATCAACATGGTTTAGATATTGTAATTCAAGAGTTGGTACCAGATGGACAGAATGCTCAGGATATTTATGGATTCGgatttcaagaattgaCCAAGATCTGGGAAGGCTCTTTCGAAGATACAACTGTGTCTTATCGAAAATTACTTTCTAGTAAAATCAAGCAGCATTTGAATGACATATTTCCAAATGAAAGATACGAAGTTGCTAGTACAAAGAATATTGGCGCGCTATTCTTAATACTGGTTGTCAATGAGCGGACATTCGACATTAATAACATACTCTCCAATCACTGTAAGTGTGGCTATTTCGGTTCAAATCTAAAAGGTAGTGTCTTTACTTGTGCCAATTTACACAATAAAAGGACTTCCAACAATGAAACGTTTACATTTATTAGTTGCCATTTAACTGCCAATGAAGGAGATGTTAATTTGCAATACAGAATTAATGATATCAATAAGATAATGAGTACATGCAAAAGAGATTTAGATGTTATGGATTATCAGAATGgccatatttttttctttggagACTTGAATTTCAGGGTGAACAGTTGGCTTAAAACCAGTGTATACAATGAAGATTCCATCTCTAGTCTTCTTAATAAAAACGACGAACTAAATATGGTCAGAAAGGAAGGCTTAGTGTTAAAAGAGTTTACGGAGGGTACCATTAGTTTCCCACCGACTTACAAGTATACACTTTCCGAGCTAAACAATTACAATGATAAAAGAATTCCCTCTTGGTGCGACAGGATTTTGTTCAAGATATATCCCAAGAACTTACCTCCAAAAATCGTTTCATATAAttccaaaagaagaaatacaGGATTAAGTTTTACAGATCATGAGCCAGTGAACTTGATTCTTGAAGTTCCTGAAGTTCCAAGTAAGAAGGATTTTAGAAATGTAACAATACTTTCCAGAGTAAaaacatttgaagaaatgcTTGGTGAAGCTGCTGATTACATGTTTGGCTACATTGGGTGGTTGCTCTATAAGAAGGCTCATATTTGGCTTATCCTTGTAATAGTACTACTTTTCTTgctatataaaattatctgA
- the RIB2 gene encoding bifunctional DRAP deaminase/tRNA pseudouridine synthase RIB2 (similar to Saccharomyces cerevisiae PUS9 (YDL036C) and RIB2 (YOL066C); ancestral locus Anc_3.154), with protein sequence MAISKKSQEEFIRCSAAERDFVKKELLLKEKRLQNSKTVKVGHLRDKQGFKLKKVEIIQKDTGKADPEYEVVLDKSLRRVKPYFFHYKTFCKERWRDRKLIDIFLKEFRDRDADYYRKTINMGNILVNNLPSTLNTVVKNGDLIVHKVHRHEPAVPSKPIKTVFENDKILVIDKTGGVPAHPNGRFRFNTVTKILERQKGYAVHPCNRLDKATSGLMFLAKTPNGADEFADELKSRSVSKEYVARVVGEFPLGDIVVDKPLKSIAPKVSLNGVCELTDIGAKYARTIFKRISYDGNTSIVQCKPLTGRTHQLRVHLQYLGFPIANDPLYSNPKVWGQNLGKNGEANFTTVISRLDEIGIKCATESWYFPISNADPPRKEICDVCGTELPTDPNINELELWLHAYRYESNELDKLTGLKKWSYQTDLPEWAFGEHPKHMDTALQEARNREAEDANSSHGAI encoded by the coding sequence ATGGctatttcaaagaaatcaCAAGAAGAGTTCATCAGATGTTCAGCTGCAGAAAGAGATTTCGTCAAGAAAGAGCTTCTATTGAAGGAAAAACGGCTACAGAATTCTAAAACAGTCAAAGTTGGTCACCTACGAGACAAACAAGGATTTAAGTTGAAAAAGGTCGAAATAATACAAAAAGATACTGGCAAAGCTGACCCAGAATATGAAGTGGTACTAGATAAATCATTACGAAGGGTAAAACCATACTTTTTTCATTACAAAACATTTTGCAAAGAAAGATGGAGAGATAGAAAACTAATAGAtatctttttgaaagaattcaGGGACCGTGACGCTGACTATTACAGGAAGACCATTAATATGGGAAATATATTGGTCAATAACCTTCCTTCTACCTTGAACACAGTTGTTAAGAATGGAGATCTAATAGTACATAAAGTACACAGACACGAGCCTGCTGTGCCATCGAAACCAATAAAAACTGTATTTGAAAACGATAAAATTCTCGTTATAGATAAGACAGGTGGAGTACCTGCTCATCCAAATGGTCGTTTTAGATTCAATACTGTAACGAAAATCTTGGAAAGGCAGAAAGGGTACGCGGTTCATCCATGCAATCGCCTAGATAAAGCGACAAGTGGGTTAATGTTTTTAGCTAAGACGCCTAACGGTGCCGATGAGTTTGcagatgaattaaaatcaaGATCAGTTAGCAAAGAGTACGTTGCCAGGGTCGTGGGTGAATTTCCACTTGGTGATATTGTAGTTGATAAACCGCTGAAATCTATTGCACCCAAAGTTTCACTGAATGGAGTCTGTGAACTCACAGATATTGGGGCAAAATATGCTAGgacaatttttaaaagaatcaGCTATGATGGTAACACAAGTATTGTGCAGTGCAAACCATTAACTGGAAGAACCCATCAGCTTCGTGTTCACTTACAATATCTGGGGTTTCCTATTGCGAATGATCCTTTATATTCTAATCCTAAAGTTTGGGGTCAAAATTTGGGCAAAAATGGTGAAGCTAATTTTACAACAGTCATATCAAGATTAGATGAAATTGGGATAAAGTGTGCTACTGAAAGTTGGTATTTTCCAATCTCCAACGCTGATCCaccaagaaaagaaatatgtGATGTCTGTGGTACAGAACTACCAACTGATCCCAATATCAATGAACTCGAGCTGTGGTTACATGCCTATCGCTACGAATCGAATGAATTAGATAAATTGACTGgattaaaaaaatggaGTTACCAGACGGACCTACCAGAATGGGCTTTTGGAGAACACCCAAAACATATGGATACTGCTTTACAAGAAGCCAGAAATCGCGAAGCTGAAGACGCTAACTCTAGTCATGGAGCTATttaa
- the HST1 gene encoding histone deacetylase HST1 (similar to Saccharomyces cerevisiae SIR2 (YDL042C) and HST1 (YOL068C); ancestral locus Anc_3.151): protein MLATPIETSTGTKRQLESETSLPSELPVREEVIPDANYDASVNKKPKFLKDTESPGVSDNENDVPLTNIEPLNEDREALKPRKPAKRILIGKDHESGKYVFPEMTKDDTVNARMHLKYYGLKTFLDSYLPENLNSLYIYYLIKLLGFEIKDRESLAMISRYATMITEDIDEKKLSYDEFEDPLEKKLAVKLVKDLQKAINKVLSTRISLSNFYTLDHMVAKLKTAKRIIVLTGAGVSTSLGIPDFRSSEGFYSKIKHLGLDDPQDVFNLDIFLQDPSVFYNIAHLVLPPENIYSPLHSFIKMLQDKGKLLRNYTQNIDNLESYAGIKSEKLVQCHGSFATASCITCHWQLPGEKIFDNIRKMELPLCPYCYHKRKDYFPLEDDKTRTNKPIPIASHKYFGDTTLKSYGVLKPDITFFGEALPSKFHKTIREDVLKCDLLLCIGTSLKVAPVSEIVNMLPAHVPQILINRDPVKHAEFDIDLLGFCDDVAALVAQKCGWEIPHESWDKLKDKKFDCIEREKGAYNVKSAEQIE, encoded by the coding sequence ATGCTGGCGACCCCTATCGAGACTAGTACTGGAACTAAGAGACAACTAGAAAGTGAAACATCTTTACCTAGTGAACTTCCCGTTAGAGAAGAGGTAATACCAGATGCAAATTACGATGCGTCAGTAAATAAAAAACCAAAATTCTTAAAGGATACTGAATCACCAGGAGTATCTGATAATGAGAATGACGTGCCGTTAACAAATATAGAACCACTGAACGAGGATAGGGAAGCACTCAAACCTAGAAAGCCAGCTAAAAGGATTCTAATTGGCAAAGATCATGAGTCTGGTAAATACGTTTTTCCCGAAATGACCAAGGACGATACAGTTAATGCTAGAATgcatttgaaatattatgGACTAAAGACTTTTTTAGATTCTTATTTGCCCGAAAATCTGAACTccttgtatatatattatttgatcaaactaTTGGGTTTTGAAATAAAGGACAGAGAATCACTAGCCATGATATCCAGGTACGCAACCATGATAACAGAGGATATtgatgagaaaaaattatcttacgatgaatttgaagatcCACTAGAGAAAAAACTGGCTGTAAAACTAGTTAAAGATTTACAAAAAGCTATAAATAAGGTTTTATCGACACGAATTAGTTTATCTAATTTCTACACCCTCGACCATATGGTAgctaaattgaaaactgCAAAGAGAATAATAGTTTTGACAGGTGCTGGTGTATCAACATCACTTGGTATTCCGGATTTCAGGTCGTCTGAAGGTTTTTactcaaaaattaaacatTTGGGACTCGATGATCCACAAGATGTTTTCAACCTTGACATCTTTCTGCAGGATCCATCCGTTTTCTATAATATTGCACATCTTGTTTTACCACCAGAAAACATATATTCCCCTTTACACagttttataaaaatgCTGCAAGATAAAGGAAAACTCTTAAGGAACTATAcccaaaatattgataatcTAGAGTCATATGCCGGTATAAAATCTGAAAAGTTAGTGCAATGCCATGGGTCTTTTGCGACAGCTTCATGTATAACGTGCCATTGGCAATTACCTGgtgagaaaatttttgacaaTATTAGGAAAATGGAACTGCCGTTGTGCCCATATTGTTATCATAAAAGGAAGGATTATTTCCCATTGGAAGATGATAAGACTAGAACGAATAAACCAATCCCTATAGCCTCccataaatattttggtgATACTACCCTGAAATCTTATGGTGTCTTGAAGCCTGATATTACATTTTTTGGGGAGGCTTTgccatcaaaatttcataaaaCAATCCGTGAGGATGTATTAAAATGTGATCTTTTGCTTTGTATTGGTACAAGTCTGAAAGTTGCACCAGTTTCAGAGATTGTGAATATGTTACCTGCTCATGTAcctcaaattttgataaacaGGGATCCTGTGAAGCATGCAGAATTCGATATAGATTTACTTGGGTTCTGTGACGATGTGGCAGCATTGGTTGCACAAAAATGTGGCTGGGAAATTCCACATGAGAGTTGGGATAAATTAAAGGACAAGAAGTTCGATTgcattgaaagagaaaaggGTGCATATAATGTTAAGAGTGCGGAGCAAATAGAATAA